One Lutzomyia longipalpis isolate SR_M1_2022 chromosome 4, ASM2433408v1 DNA segment encodes these proteins:
- the LOC129795247 gene encoding farnesyl pyrophosphate synthase-like — MDKQTVYEKGVDQFTNPILSELKEKALAEKCDGEYLEKIINHHKFNHQMYNGVPFLESITKTYKLLAPKSRQTDKYLQLIPYLAAVLDMLISVLVVVDDILDRSEMRSGKPCWYRIVGVGAAANDSHILIASAFFILRKHFFHLDCYTYLTELVAESLFVVGLGQHFDNEMSQVNYEDFTEENYSKMVRNKSSYSFYFSLGGVMYLAGYTEQESHEKAKEFSFQLGYLAQVQNDFWDCYKHLDSIVKSGTDIEEGKCTWLAVQFLKMASPEQKEVFIGNYGKRDQECVSRIKKLYNDQKLPEIYAKFLHEECAKLRNRALEDAGDIPSELYVKIIDGLFEKDLQNFTDGNNMTDF; from the exons ATGGATAAGCAAACAGTTTACGAGAAAGGTGTAGATCAATTTACCAATCCTa TTTTATCtgaacttaaagaaaaagctttagCAGAGAAGTGCGATGGTGAATACTTGGAGAAA attataaatcatcacaagtTCAACCATCAAATGTACAATGGCGTCCCTTTCTTGGAGTCAATTACAAAAACCTACAAACTTCTAGCTCCAAAATCTAGGCAGACTGATAAATACTTGCAGTTGATCCCCTACTTAGCAGCAGTATTAGACATG CTTATTTCAGTTCTAGTTGTAGTTGATGACATTCTCGATAGAAGTGAGATGAGATCAGGAAAACCGTGCTGGTATAGAATTGTCGGAGTCGGTGCTGCAGCCAATGATTCCCATATCCTGATCGCATCGGCTttcttcattctaagaaagcACTTCTTCCACCTTGATTGCTACACCTACTTGACAGAGCTTGTGGCGGAATCGCTCTTTGTCGTTGGCCTAGGGCAGCATTTTGACAATGAAATGTCTCAGGTAAACTATGAAGACTTCACCGAGGAGAACTACAGCAAAATGGTTCGGAATAAATCCAGCTACAGCTTCTACTTCTCCCTTGGCGGTGTAATGTACCTTGCAGGCTACACGGAGCAGGAATCACATGAGAAGGCTAAAGAATTCTCCTTCCAACTGGGCTATCTGGCTCAAGTTCAGAATGACTTCTGGGATTGCTACAAACATCTGGATTCGATCGTTAAGAGTGGAACGGATATTGAGGAAGGTAAGTGCACCTGGTTGGCTGTTCAATTCCTCAAAATGGCCTCTCCGGAACAGAAGGAAGTCTTTATTGGGAACTACGGCAAAAGGGATCAGGAGTGTGTTTCAAGGATTAAGAAGCTATACAATGATCAGAAATTACCGGAGATTTATGCAAAGTTTTTGCATGAGGAGTGTGCAAAGTTAAGAAACAGAGCTCTGGAAGATGCAGGAGACATTCCTTCGGAGCTCTACGTCAAAATAATCGATGGATTGTTTGAAAAGGATCTTCAGAACTTCACTGATGGCAACAATATGAcagatttttag